From one Mycolicibacterium sp. HK-90 genomic stretch:
- a CDS encoding sodium:solute symporter, which yields MGKPVDIAIVVIYLLAMLAFGFWGKTRTKDSADFLVAGRRLGPTLYTGTMAAVVLGGASTVGGVGLGYKWGISGMWLVVAIAVGLLALSLFFAGPIQRLRVYTVAQMLSLRYGVDATSASGVVMAAYTLMLSVTSTIAYATVFNVLFGTGRTLSVVIGGMVVMLYSAIGGMWSITLTDMVQFILKTIGVFFLLLPFTWNKAGGFDGIRERAGDAVFDLTAIGTETIITFFVVYSFGMLIGQDIWQRVFTARSPQVARWGGTTAALYCVLYGIAGALIGMAASTFMPDIEAKDDVYAQIAEAILPVGISGLVLAAAVAAMMSTASGALIATATVARTDIKPMLARLLGKPTATRDDTENPEVDVHSDRRYVAVLGVVVIIIAALLNDVVGALTIAYDILVGGLLVPILGGFLWKRATGAGALAAMAVGTAVTLGTMAIVGDVLANEPIYYGLLASLLTYIAVSLATPRTRPEVLQVWDDRLSGRDTADVPMATS from the coding sequence GTGGGTAAACCAGTCGATATCGCGATCGTCGTCATCTATCTGCTCGCGATGCTCGCCTTCGGATTCTGGGGCAAGACCCGCACCAAGGACTCCGCCGACTTCCTGGTCGCGGGCCGCCGCCTCGGGCCCACGTTGTACACCGGCACCATGGCCGCCGTCGTGCTCGGCGGCGCCTCGACGGTGGGCGGCGTCGGCCTTGGCTACAAATGGGGCATCTCCGGCATGTGGCTGGTGGTGGCGATCGCCGTCGGTCTGCTGGCACTGAGCCTCTTCTTCGCCGGACCCATTCAGCGCCTTCGCGTTTACACCGTCGCACAGATGCTCAGCCTGCGCTACGGCGTCGACGCCACCTCGGCCTCCGGGGTCGTCATGGCGGCCTACACCCTGATGCTGTCGGTCACTTCGACCATCGCCTACGCGACGGTGTTCAACGTGCTGTTCGGCACGGGACGAACACTTTCCGTGGTAATCGGCGGCATGGTTGTCATGTTGTACTCGGCGATCGGCGGCATGTGGTCCATCACGCTGACCGACATGGTGCAGTTCATCCTCAAGACCATCGGGGTGTTCTTCCTGCTGCTGCCGTTCACCTGGAACAAGGCCGGCGGATTCGACGGTATCCGGGAACGGGCCGGCGACGCGGTATTCGACCTCACCGCGATCGGCACCGAGACCATCATCACGTTCTTCGTCGTCTACAGCTTCGGAATGCTGATCGGACAGGACATCTGGCAGCGGGTGTTCACCGCTCGCTCCCCGCAGGTCGCCCGCTGGGGTGGCACGACAGCCGCGCTCTACTGCGTGCTGTACGGCATCGCCGGGGCTCTGATCGGCATGGCCGCATCGACATTCATGCCCGACATCGAAGCCAAGGACGATGTGTACGCCCAGATCGCCGAGGCGATTCTGCCCGTCGGGATCAGCGGCCTTGTGCTGGCCGCGGCCGTCGCCGCGATGATGTCGACCGCGTCGGGCGCACTGATCGCCACCGCCACGGTGGCGCGCACCGACATCAAGCCGATGCTGGCGCGCCTGCTCGGCAAGCCCACCGCCACCCGCGACGACACCGAGAACCCGGAAGTGGATGTGCATTCCGACCGCCGCTACGTCGCGGTGCTCGGCGTCGTCGTCATCATCATCGCCGCCCTGCTCAACGACGTGGTCGGCGCGCTGACCATCGCCTACGACATTCTCGTCGGCGGTCTGCTGGTGCCGATCCTCGGCGGATTCCTGTGGAAACGCGCCACCGGTGCCGGCGCGCTGGCCGCGATGGCGGTCGGCACCGCGGTCACCCTGGGCACGATGGCGATCGTGGGCGACGTGCTGGCCAACGAGCCCATCTACTACGGCCTGCTGGCCAGCCTGCTCACCTACATCGCGGTCAGCCTGGCGACACCCCGCACCCGCCCCGAGGTGCTGCAGGTCTGGGATGATCGGCTCAGCGGCCGCGATACCGCCGACGTTCCCATGGCCACGTCATGA
- a CDS encoding TIGR02206 family membrane protein: MYGPSHWVAIAVFVVGAVLLVWLGRRQTEDQSRVFGRILGTVTAAIYLAMLVYTLIPPSIERSVPLRLTDLATVVGAFALWSQRRWAYVLTYYWGLVLSTQALASPVLKSPDFPHYEFLAFWSIHLLVVWAAIYLTWGRGMRPDWRSYRLVVVVTAAWALGTMAFNAIAGTNYGFLNAKPATASLLDLMGPWPVYVLVASALVAGVWALMTWPWERRRYRGR, from the coding sequence GTGTACGGCCCGTCACACTGGGTCGCCATCGCCGTGTTCGTTGTCGGGGCGGTGCTGCTGGTCTGGCTGGGCCGCCGCCAGACCGAAGATCAATCCCGGGTTTTCGGCCGCATCCTAGGCACAGTGACAGCCGCGATCTACCTAGCGATGCTCGTCTACACCCTCATCCCACCGTCGATCGAGCGCTCGGTGCCGCTGCGATTGACCGACCTGGCCACCGTCGTCGGGGCGTTTGCGCTGTGGTCACAACGTCGATGGGCCTACGTGCTGACCTACTACTGGGGTCTGGTGCTGAGCACCCAGGCGCTGGCCTCCCCGGTGCTCAAGAGCCCGGATTTCCCGCACTACGAGTTCCTGGCGTTCTGGTCGATACATCTGCTGGTGGTCTGGGCGGCAATCTATTTGACCTGGGGTCGCGGGATGCGGCCCGACTGGCGCAGTTATCGGCTCGTGGTGGTGGTTACGGCGGCGTGGGCGCTCGGAACCATGGCGTTCAACGCGATCGCCGGTACCAACTACGGCTTCCTCAACGCCAAACCCGCCACTGCGTCACTACTCGATCTGATGGGCCCGTGGCCGGTCTACGTACTGGTGGCCAGCGCCCTGGTGGCGGGGGTGTGGGCGCTCATGACGTGGCCATGGGAACGTCGGCGGTATCGCGGCCGCTGA
- a CDS encoding metallopeptidase TldD-related protein — MIGAQQVVDIALAAAGSGTETMVLVTDRSDASLRWAGNSMTTNGETVSRTTTVISIVRRGDKAHVGSVRSTEVDPAVIPELVAAAQQSAAASPEARDAAPPLPGAGIPADWDAPVEGTSAQVFTGIADDLAKGFAGSDRLYGYARHVMETTFVATSTGLRRRYTQPTGSVEINAKRDGASAWAGVSTPDFVDVQVDSLLDELSLKLGWAQRTIDLPAGRYETLMPPSTVADMMIYLTWAMDGRGAQEGRTALSAPGGTRVGEKLTDLGLTLYSDPIADRLACQPFVAVPSSSERVSIFDNGMDIGRVDWIRDGVVHALAYPRAVAAEYGTPVAVPADNLLMTGGAKDLADMIAGTERGLLLSTLWYIREVDPTVLLLTGLTRDGVYLIEDGEVTAAVNNFRFNESPLDLLRRATEAGLSEVTLPREWGDWATRASMPTLRIPDFHMSSVSQAQ; from the coding sequence ATGATCGGCGCACAGCAGGTCGTCGACATCGCCTTGGCGGCCGCGGGTTCCGGCACGGAAACCATGGTCCTGGTTACCGACCGATCGGACGCCTCGTTGCGCTGGGCCGGAAACTCGATGACCACCAACGGTGAGACGGTCAGCCGCACCACCACCGTGATCTCGATCGTGCGGCGGGGGGACAAGGCCCATGTCGGGTCGGTCCGCTCCACCGAGGTGGATCCCGCGGTGATCCCGGAACTGGTTGCCGCCGCGCAACAGTCGGCGGCTGCCTCACCTGAGGCACGCGATGCCGCACCACCGCTGCCGGGGGCGGGCATACCCGCCGACTGGGATGCACCGGTCGAGGGCACCAGCGCGCAGGTGTTCACCGGCATCGCCGACGACCTGGCCAAGGGGTTCGCCGGCTCCGACCGGCTCTACGGGTACGCGCGACACGTCATGGAGACGACGTTCGTGGCCACCTCGACCGGGCTGCGCCGAAGATATACCCAGCCGACCGGATCGGTGGAGATCAATGCCAAGCGCGATGGGGCGAGCGCCTGGGCCGGGGTGAGCACACCCGATTTCGTTGACGTGCAGGTGGATTCGCTGCTGGACGAGTTGTCTTTGAAGCTCGGCTGGGCGCAGCGAACGATCGACTTGCCTGCCGGCCGGTACGAGACCCTGATGCCGCCGTCCACGGTGGCCGACATGATGATCTACCTGACCTGGGCCATGGACGGTCGCGGAGCGCAGGAAGGGCGCACCGCGCTGTCCGCGCCCGGCGGCACCCGGGTCGGGGAGAAGCTCACCGATCTGGGGCTGACCCTGTACTCCGACCCGATCGCCGACCGGTTGGCCTGCCAACCGTTCGTCGCGGTGCCGAGTTCCTCTGAGCGGGTGTCGATCTTCGACAACGGCATGGACATCGGCCGGGTGGACTGGATCCGCGACGGGGTGGTCCATGCGCTGGCCTACCCGCGGGCGGTGGCCGCCGAGTACGGCACGCCGGTGGCGGTCCCCGCCGACAATCTGCTCATGACCGGCGGCGCAAAAGATCTGGCCGACATGATCGCCGGCACCGAGCGCGGCCTGCTGTTGAGCACGCTGTGGTACATCCGCGAGGTCGACCCGACGGTGTTGTTGCTGACGGGGTTGACCCGCGACGGCGTCTACCTGATCGAGGACGGCGAGGTCACCGCCGCGGTGAACAACTTCCGGTTCAACGAAAGCCCACTGGACCTGTTGCGGCGGGCCACCGAGGCCGGCCTCAGCGAGGTCACCCTGCCGCGCGAGTGGGGCGACTGGGCGACCCGGGCGTCGATGCCGACGCTGCGGATCCCGGATTTCCACATGTCCTCGGTGAGCCAGGCGCAATGA
- a CDS encoding TldD/PmbA family protein, translating to MTAQRRVDADFLELPRSELADAALTAAAAAGASYADLRIHRITTEIIQLRDGELETSVVNREVGLAVRVIVDGAWGFASHAELAPGVAADTARRAVQVATTLGPLNAERIELAAEPVYSDVTWVSDYGVDPFTVPAADKIALLAEYSDRLLAADGVDHVSAGVHAVKEQTFYADTFGSSITQQRVRVMPTMEAVAVDSAAGSFETMRTLAPPTARGWEALAGDDVWDWTSELSELPTLLAEKTKAPSVIAGPTDLVIDPSNLWLTIHESIGHATEYDRAIGYEAAYAGTSFATPDKLGTMRYGSPVMNVTADRTVEFGLASVGFDDEGVRAQSWDLVRDGIFVGYQLDRVFAPRLGQARSNGCSYADSPHHVPIQRMANVSLQPGPEDLSTDDLISRVSDGIYIVGDKSWSIDMQRYNFQFTGQRFYRICDGRLDGQLRDVAYQATTTDFWGAMEAVGGPSTWRLGGAFNCGKAQPGQVAPVSHGCPSALFRGINVLNTRTEGGR from the coding sequence GTGACAGCTCAACGACGTGTGGACGCCGATTTCCTCGAGCTGCCCCGGTCCGAGCTGGCTGACGCGGCGCTGACCGCGGCAGCCGCCGCCGGCGCCAGCTATGCCGATCTGCGGATTCACCGCATCACCACCGAGATCATCCAGCTGCGCGACGGCGAACTGGAGACCTCCGTGGTCAACCGTGAGGTCGGACTGGCGGTGCGGGTGATCGTGGACGGTGCGTGGGGTTTCGCCTCCCACGCCGAACTGGCCCCGGGCGTTGCCGCCGACACGGCGCGGCGGGCCGTGCAGGTCGCCACGACGTTGGGACCGCTGAACGCCGAGCGGATCGAGCTGGCCGCCGAACCGGTCTACTCCGACGTGACCTGGGTATCCGATTACGGCGTCGATCCGTTCACGGTGCCGGCCGCCGACAAGATCGCCCTGCTCGCCGAATACTCCGACCGGCTGCTGGCGGCCGACGGCGTCGACCACGTGTCGGCCGGAGTGCACGCGGTCAAGGAGCAGACCTTCTACGCCGACACCTTCGGGTCCTCAATCACCCAGCAGCGGGTGCGGGTGATGCCGACGATGGAGGCGGTGGCCGTCGACTCCGCCGCCGGAAGCTTCGAGACCATGCGCACACTGGCGCCGCCGACAGCGCGAGGCTGGGAAGCCCTCGCCGGCGATGACGTGTGGGACTGGACCTCCGAGCTGTCCGAACTTCCGACGCTGCTGGCCGAGAAGACCAAGGCGCCCTCGGTGATCGCCGGCCCCACCGATCTGGTGATCGACCCGTCCAACCTGTGGCTGACCATCCACGAATCGATCGGGCACGCCACCGAATACGACCGGGCCATCGGCTACGAGGCCGCCTACGCCGGTACGTCCTTCGCCACCCCGGACAAGCTGGGCACCATGCGTTACGGCTCGCCGGTGATGAACGTGACCGCCGACCGCACCGTGGAATTCGGTCTGGCATCGGTCGGTTTCGACGACGAGGGCGTCCGGGCGCAGAGCTGGGACCTGGTGCGCGACGGCATCTTCGTCGGCTATCAGCTGGACCGGGTGTTCGCGCCCCGCCTCGGGCAAGCCCGCTCCAACGGCTGCTCGTATGCCGACTCTCCCCATCACGTGCCGATCCAGCGGATGGCCAACGTGTCGCTGCAGCCCGGTCCCGAGGACCTCAGTACCGACGACCTGATCTCACGGGTGTCCGACGGCATCTACATCGTCGGGGACAAATCCTGGTCAATCGACATGCAGCGGTACAACTTCCAGTTCACCGGCCAGCGGTTCTACCGGATCTGCGACGGCCGGTTGGACGGTCAGCTGCGTGACGTGGCGTATCAGGCCACCACCACCGACTTCTGGGGTGCGATGGAAGCCGTTGGCGGACCGTCGACCTGGCGTCTGGGTGGGGCGTTCAACTGCGGCAAGGCGCAGCCCGGTCAGGTGGCACCGGTCAGCCACGGCTGCCCGAGTGCGCTGTTCCGCGGCATCAATGTGCTCAACACCCGGACGGAGGGCGGCCGATGA
- a CDS encoding AAA family ATPase: MLTAQDPVTWEPRRIAVAGTTGAGKTTLATRLSRQFDLPYVEIDSLYHGPGWEPRPTFISDVEQFIAGDSWVIEWQYRAVRGQILARADTLLWLDLPTPVAMRQLTRRTVRRRVRRVELWNGNVEPPLRTIFTDPDHILRWGFRTRNKLRDTIPALGPQLPHLHTVRFTRHRDVETWLSRLARA; encoded by the coding sequence GTGTTGACGGCCCAAGATCCAGTGACCTGGGAGCCGCGGCGCATCGCCGTCGCCGGGACGACGGGGGCTGGCAAGACAACCCTCGCGACGCGGCTGTCCCGACAATTCGACCTTCCGTACGTCGAGATCGACAGTCTCTATCACGGACCGGGGTGGGAGCCCCGCCCCACGTTCATCAGCGACGTCGAACAGTTCATCGCGGGAGATTCCTGGGTGATCGAATGGCAGTACCGCGCCGTGCGCGGCCAGATCCTGGCGCGCGCCGACACACTGCTGTGGCTCGACCTGCCGACCCCGGTGGCCATGCGTCAGTTGACTCGTCGCACTGTTCGCAGACGCGTCCGCCGCGTCGAACTGTGGAACGGCAACGTCGAACCGCCACTGCGCACGATCTTCACCGACCCAGACCACATCCTGCGCTGGGGTTTCCGGACGCGAAACAAGCTCCGCGACACCATCCCCGCGTTGGGCCCACAGTTGCCCCACCTACACACCGTCCGGTTCACGCGCCACCGCGATGTCGAGACCTGGTTGAGCCGCCTTGCCCGGGCCTGA
- a CDS encoding sulfatase-like hydrolase/transferase, whose product MAELSRRTVLGGAAVAAGAAAVGFGGYELLGQRSRDTTGQPNILVVIVDQMRAPQWFPDTQQLGALLPNLDRLRARSTSFGSHYSASNMCTPSRGVLTTGLYSHQTGCLYTGEGPTESTLAARFPTWGTMLRDAGYRTWWWGKWHLGSAADNTPDGLDVHGFAGGTYPSPNGAPNQGLRQDPSIVDQFTGWFDAHADGGPWCTTVSLVNPHDICWWPKNPLPEDVPRRFTAQPANFETAEDLRRRGKPQLQIDYMNFMSPLMTGAMDYTGPDAAAQWARCLDMYLWLHQEVDTQIGRVLDTLAARPEIDDNTVVVFTSDHGEYAGSHGLRGKGAAVYEESIRVPLYIRDPSGHLTPGPGDTRTQLTSSADLAALLLTIAHGGAGWRSDSRYSYLSGRADIAGMAADAAAPGRPWIAHATDDMSVEEMAALLKSPLAQKIFGAAPPTEIPTSAPSHIVAVRTPEAKLGMYTYWKPGGMDIDTSRPIHHELYDYSTPSGKHELDNLAGRSAKQADLQALLDNEVLPELRAPLPDFLDEAQEQGLANMRELAELRGG is encoded by the coding sequence ATGGCAGAGCTCAGCAGACGGACAGTCCTAGGTGGTGCGGCAGTGGCGGCCGGTGCGGCGGCGGTCGGATTCGGCGGCTACGAACTGCTGGGCCAACGCAGTCGGGACACGACGGGACAGCCCAACATCCTGGTCGTCATCGTGGACCAAATGCGGGCGCCGCAGTGGTTCCCCGATACGCAACAGCTAGGCGCTTTGTTGCCGAATCTCGACCGGTTGCGGGCACGCAGCACCTCTTTCGGCTCGCACTACAGTGCGTCGAACATGTGCACTCCGTCGCGCGGGGTGCTGACCACCGGCCTCTATTCACACCAGACCGGCTGCCTGTACACCGGCGAGGGACCCACCGAGTCGACCCTGGCGGCCCGCTTCCCCACCTGGGGCACGATGCTGCGCGACGCCGGATACCGCACCTGGTGGTGGGGCAAATGGCATCTGGGCAGTGCGGCCGACAACACGCCGGACGGGCTGGACGTCCACGGCTTCGCCGGGGGCACCTATCCCTCCCCCAACGGCGCACCCAACCAGGGCCTGCGACAGGACCCGTCGATCGTGGACCAGTTCACCGGATGGTTCGATGCCCACGCCGACGGCGGCCCGTGGTGCACGACGGTGTCGCTGGTCAACCCGCACGACATCTGCTGGTGGCCGAAAAACCCTCTGCCGGAGGATGTTCCGCGCCGGTTCACCGCCCAGCCGGCGAACTTCGAAACCGCCGAAGACCTGCGGCGCCGCGGCAAACCCCAGCTGCAGATCGACTACATGAACTTCATGTCGCCGCTGATGACCGGCGCGATGGACTACACCGGACCCGATGCGGCAGCACAGTGGGCGCGGTGCCTGGACATGTACCTGTGGCTACACCAGGAGGTCGACACCCAAATCGGCCGCGTGCTCGACACTTTGGCGGCCCGGCCGGAGATCGATGACAACACGGTCGTGGTGTTCACCTCCGACCACGGCGAGTACGCGGGTTCGCACGGCCTGCGCGGCAAGGGCGCCGCGGTCTACGAGGAGAGCATCCGGGTACCCCTCTACATCCGCGATCCATCTGGTCATCTGACACCTGGACCAGGCGACACCCGCACGCAGTTGACTTCCAGTGCCGACCTGGCCGCGCTGCTACTCACCATCGCGCACGGTGGGGCGGGCTGGCGGTCGGACTCCCGCTACTCGTACCTGTCCGGTCGGGCCGACATCGCCGGCATGGCCGCCGACGCCGCGGCACCGGGCCGACCCTGGATCGCGCACGCCACCGACGACATGTCGGTGGAAGAAATGGCCGCCCTGCTGAAATCACCACTGGCGCAGAAGATATTCGGGGCTGCCCCGCCGACCGAGATCCCGACGTCGGCACCCAGTCACATCGTCGCCGTGCGGACCCCCGAGGCCAAGCTCGGCATGTACACGTACTGGAAGCCGGGCGGCATGGACATCGACACCTCGCGGCCCATCCATCACGAGTTGTACGACTACTCAACGCCTTCCGGCAAGCACGAGCTCGACAACCTGGCCGGCCGCAGCGCCAAGCAGGCCGACCTGCAGGCACTGCTCGACAACGAGGTGTTGCCGGAGTTGCGGGCACCGCTGCCGGACTTCCTCGATGAGGCGCAGGAGCAGGGGTTGGCGAATATGAGGGAGCTCGCGGAGCTTCGCGGAGGCTGA
- a CDS encoding NAD-dependent epimerase/dehydratase family protein yields MRVLVTGGTGFVGGWSAKAIADAGHSVRFLVRNPDRLHTSVAKLGVDVSDHAVGDITDRDSVLRALDGCDAVLHSAALVATDPSQTAQMMSTNMDGARNVLGGAAELGLDPIIHVSSITALFNPDVDTLEADLPVFGGTDGYGRSKAQVEIYARGMQDAGAPVNITYPGMVMGPPVGNQFGEAGEGVAAALQLGAIPGRSAAWTIVDGRDLAALHVALLEPGRGPRRYMAGGHRIPVDQLAKLLTEVGEKTMFAVPVPDTVLRVAGQVLDRMGPFLPFQTPFTEAGMQYYTQMPASDDSPSERDLGITYRDPRITLADTVAGFRGLES; encoded by the coding sequence ATGCGTGTGTTGGTCACCGGCGGTACCGGATTTGTGGGCGGATGGAGCGCGAAAGCGATTGCCGACGCGGGTCATTCGGTCCGCTTCCTGGTGCGCAATCCTGACCGGTTGCACACCAGTGTCGCCAAGCTCGGGGTCGACGTGTCCGACCATGCCGTCGGTGACATCACCGATCGCGACTCGGTGCTGCGAGCGCTCGACGGGTGCGACGCCGTGCTGCACAGTGCCGCGCTGGTCGCGACCGATCCGAGCCAGACGGCGCAGATGATGAGCACCAACATGGACGGCGCGCGCAACGTGCTCGGCGGCGCCGCGGAACTCGGGCTCGACCCGATCATCCACGTATCGAGCATTACCGCGCTGTTCAATCCCGATGTGGACACCCTGGAAGCAGACCTGCCGGTGTTCGGCGGTACTGACGGCTATGGCCGGTCCAAGGCGCAGGTCGAGATCTACGCCCGCGGCATGCAGGACGCCGGCGCACCGGTCAACATCACCTATCCCGGAATGGTGATGGGCCCGCCGGTCGGAAACCAGTTCGGCGAGGCGGGCGAGGGCGTTGCCGCGGCCCTGCAACTGGGCGCGATACCCGGCCGCAGCGCGGCGTGGACGATCGTCGACGGGCGCGATCTGGCCGCCCTGCACGTCGCCCTGTTGGAACCCGGCCGCGGACCGCGCCGCTACATGGCGGGCGGCCACCGCATTCCGGTGGACCAACTGGCCAAGCTTCTCACCGAGGTCGGCGAAAAGACGATGTTCGCCGTCCCGGTTCCCGACACGGTACTGCGCGTCGCCGGACAGGTGCTGGACCGTATGGGCCCGTTCCTGCCGTTCCAGACTCCGTTCACCGAGGCCGGTATGCAGTACTACACCCAGATGCCGGCGTCCGATGACTCGCCGAGCGAACGCGATCTCGGCATCACCTACCGTGATCCGCGAATCACGCTGGCCGACACGGTCGCCGGGTTTCGAGGGCTCGAGAGCTGA
- a CDS encoding cutinase family protein, whose amino-acid sequence MSAVQAAPGRATIVKVAQSVIFVAFAVAAMVFGSLAGPTAAANAADGCADVEVVFARGTNEAPGVGATGQAFVDALRADLPGKSVDVYAVNYPASLNFGQAVDGIADASNRIQSVAATCPSTQIVLGGYSQGAAVAGYTTAGSVPAGYVLPAGISGPMPASIASHVAAVALFGTPDEWVLGLADRSAPPIAIGAPYVAKTIQLCATGDPICYPGGLNRAAHSSYKDNGMAIQAADFAARQLGAGAPAAAVVQTSGEVGGN is encoded by the coding sequence ATGAGCGCAGTGCAGGCCGCCCCAGGGCGCGCCACCATCGTCAAAGTGGCACAGTCCGTGATCTTCGTCGCGTTCGCCGTGGCGGCGATGGTCTTCGGCTCGTTGGCCGGCCCGACCGCGGCGGCCAATGCCGCCGACGGGTGTGCCGACGTCGAGGTGGTCTTCGCCCGCGGCACCAATGAGGCGCCCGGTGTCGGTGCGACCGGGCAGGCCTTCGTCGACGCACTCAGGGCGGACCTGCCGGGCAAGTCGGTCGACGTGTACGCCGTGAACTACCCGGCGTCGCTGAACTTCGGTCAGGCGGTCGACGGAATCGCCGACGCCAGCAACCGGATCCAATCCGTCGCCGCGACTTGCCCGTCGACGCAGATCGTGCTGGGCGGCTACTCGCAGGGCGCCGCGGTGGCCGGCTACACCACCGCGGGCAGCGTGCCTGCCGGCTACGTCCTGCCCGCCGGGATCAGCGGCCCGATGCCGGCCTCGATCGCCTCGCACGTGGCGGCCGTGGCGCTGTTCGGAACACCCGACGAGTGGGTTCTGGGGCTGGCCGACCGCAGCGCGCCGCCGATCGCCATCGGTGCGCCGTACGTCGCCAAGACCATCCAGCTGTGCGCCACCGGTGACCCGATCTGCTACCCGGGTGGACTGAACCGTGCCGCCCACAGCTCCTACAAGGACAACGGGATGGCAATCCAGGCAGCTGATTTCGCGGCCCGCCAGTTGGGCGCCGGCGCCCCGGCAGCGGCGGTGGTGCAGACCTCGGGCGAGGTCGGCGGCAACTGA
- a CDS encoding carbohydrate ABC transporter permease, which translates to MATSRVRSTALGYALVAPSLFGVVIFLLLPMLVVIWLSLHRWDLLGPIQYVGLDNWTSVLTDSAFAESLVVTLLFVLLVVPTQTLLGLVAATLLARGLPGTGFFRTVYVLPWICAPLAIAVLWKWILAPTDGALSTVLGRSVEWLTDPGLALPVVSAVVVWTNVGYVTLFFLAGILNIPADVHNAARTDGASSWQRFRHITLPMLRPTLFFVLVTGIVSAAQVFDTVYALTAGGPQGRTDLVAHRIYAEAFGAAAVGRASVMAIVLFVILVGITLLQHIYFRRRISYDLT; encoded by the coding sequence ATGGCCACCTCGCGTGTCCGCTCGACCGCACTGGGGTACGCGCTTGTCGCCCCCAGCCTGTTCGGGGTCGTCATCTTTCTGCTGCTGCCCATGCTGGTGGTGATCTGGCTGAGTCTGCATCGGTGGGATCTGCTGGGCCCGATCCAGTATGTCGGCCTGGACAATTGGACCTCGGTGCTCACCGATTCGGCGTTCGCCGAATCGCTGGTGGTGACGCTGCTGTTCGTGCTGTTGGTGGTGCCGACGCAGACCCTGCTCGGACTTGTCGCGGCGACCCTGCTGGCTCGCGGTCTGCCGGGCACCGGATTCTTCCGCACGGTATACGTGCTGCCGTGGATCTGCGCACCGCTGGCCATCGCGGTGCTGTGGAAGTGGATCCTCGCCCCCACCGACGGTGCGCTGAGCACCGTGCTGGGCCGTTCGGTGGAGTGGCTGACCGACCCTGGCCTGGCGCTGCCGGTGGTCTCGGCGGTGGTGGTGTGGACCAACGTCGGCTACGTGACGCTGTTCTTCCTGGCCGGCATCCTGAACATCCCCGCCGACGTGCACAACGCGGCCCGCACCGATGGCGCCAGTTCGTGGCAGCGGTTCCGCCACATCACCCTGCCGATGCTGCGGCCAACCCTGTTCTTCGTGCTGGTCACCGGAATTGTCAGCGCGGCCCAGGTATTCGACACCGTGTATGCGCTGACCGCAGGTGGGCCGCAGGGCCGCACCGACCTGGTGGCCCACCGGATCTATGCCGAGGCTTTCGGTGCGGCGGCGGTGGGCCGCGCCTCGGTGATGGCCATCGTGCTGTTCGTCATCCTGGTCGGCATCACACTGCTCCAGCACATCTACTTCCGCCGCAGGATCAGCTATGACCTCACGTAA
- a CDS encoding carbohydrate ABC transporter permease: protein MTSRNAVVYAGLLVGAVITLLPFGLGLLTAFTSAEQFATDSPLSLPAPPTLENFLGLADAGFGRAILVTALMTTVILLGQLVCSVLAAYAFARLRFPGRDMLFWVYIATLMVPATVTVVPLYLMMAEAGLRNTFWALVLPFMFGSPYAIFLLREYFRSIPGDLINAARLDGANTLDVITHVVVPASRPILVTLALITVVSQWNNFLWPLVITSGSKWQVLTVATAGLQTQYDAQWTLVMAATTVAIVPLIVLFIAFSRNIVRSIVVTGIK, encoded by the coding sequence ATGACCTCACGTAACGCGGTGGTCTATGCGGGGCTGCTCGTCGGCGCGGTGATCACGCTGCTGCCGTTCGGGCTCGGGTTGTTGACCGCGTTCACCTCTGCCGAGCAGTTCGCCACCGACTCCCCGCTGTCGTTGCCCGCGCCACCGACTCTGGAGAACTTCCTCGGCCTGGCCGATGCCGGGTTCGGCCGGGCCATCCTGGTGACCGCGCTGATGACCACCGTGATCCTGCTGGGCCAGTTGGTGTGTTCGGTGTTGGCCGCCTATGCCTTTGCCCGGCTGCGGTTTCCAGGACGCGACATGTTGTTCTGGGTCTACATCGCGACGCTGATGGTGCCCGCGACGGTGACCGTGGTCCCGCTGTACCTGATGATGGCCGAGGCCGGCTTGCGCAACACCTTCTGGGCGCTGGTGCTGCCGTTCATGTTCGGCTCGCCGTACGCGATCTTCCTGCTGCGCGAGTACTTTCGCTCCATTCCGGGGGATCTGATCAATGCCGCTCGCCTCGACGGCGCCAACACCCTGGACGTGATCACCCATGTCGTGGTGCCGGCCAGCCGGCCGATCCTGGTGACCCTGGCGTTGATCACCGTGGTGAGCCAGTGGAACAACTTCCTGTGGCCGTTGGTGATCACCAGCGGCAGCAAGTGGCAGGTGCTCACCGTCGCGACGGCCGGCCTGCAGACGCAGTACGACGCTCAGTGGACGCTGGTGATGGCGGCCACCACCGTCGCGATCGTCCCGCTGATCGTGTTGTTCATCGCGTTCTCGCGCAACATCGTCCGCTCGATCGTGGTCACGGGGATCAAATGA